Proteins encoded by one window of Glycine soja cultivar W05 chromosome 15, ASM419377v2, whole genome shotgun sequence:
- the LOC114388221 gene encoding ABC transporter G family member 35-like: MESGNLTRSISRSLSRSSWRMEGVFASGRYSRRTSNVDEDEEALKWAAIERLPTYDRLRTSILQTFAEADNADARPSTLQHREVDVRKLDVNERQEFIDRIFKVAEEDNEKYLRKFRNRLDKVGIRLPTVEVRYQNLIVEADCYIGSRALPTLPNVALNIAESALGLCGISTAKRTKLTILKNVTGIIKPSRMALLLGPPSSGKTTLLLALAGKLDNDLRVNGEISYNGYKLNEFVPRKTSAYISQNDVHIGEMTVKETLDFSARCQGVGTRYDLLSELARREKEAGIFPEAELDLFMKATAMEGTESSLITDYTLKILGLDICKDTIVGDEMQRGVSGGQKKRVTTGEMIVGPTKTLFMDEISTGLDSSTTYQIVKCFQQIVHLTEATIFMSLLQPAPETFDLFDDIILISEGQIVYQGPREHIVEFFESCGFRCPERKGTADFLQEVTSRKDQEQYWANRSLPYRYITVSEFANRFKQFHVGMQLENELSVPYDKSRGHRAALVFKKYTVPTMGLLKACWDKEWLLIKRNAFVYVFKTGQIVIIGIIAATVFFRTNMHQRNEADAAVYIGSILFTMIMNMFNGFAELPLTIARLPIFYKHRDHLFHPPWTYTLPNFILRIPITMFEAIVWVLITYYTIGLAPEASRFFKHLLLVFLVQQMAAGMFRFISGVSRTMIIANTGGSLMLLLVFLLGGFILPKSSIPNWWIWGYWISPLTYGYNAFTVNELFAPRWSKPSSDGRTPIGIATLNNFDVFTEKRWYWIGVAALVGFIILYNVLFTFALMYLDPIGKKQAIISEEEASEMEGEGNFSEDPRLLKPEPNREIALQSLSSTDGNNTREVAMQQMGSRGNPSGIRSVDSMHESATGVAPKRGMVLPFQPLAMSFDSVNYYVDMPAEMKGQGVTDDRLQLLREVTGAFRPGVLTALMGVSGAGKTTLMDVLAGRKTGGYIEGDVRISGFPKNQETFARISGYCEQTDIHSPQVTVRESLIYSAFLRLPKEVNNEEKMKFVDEVMDLVELNNLKDAIVGLPGVTGLSTEQRKRLTIAVELVANPSIIFMDEPTSGLDARAAAIVMRTVRNTVDTGRTVVCTIHQPSIDIFEAFDELLLMKRGGQVIYSGPLGRNSHKIIEYFEAIPEVPKIKDKYNPATWMLEVSSMAAEVRLQMDFAEYYKSSSLYQRNKALIRELGTPPPGAKDLYFPTQYSQSTWEQFKSCLWKQWLTYWRSPDYNLVRFFFTLAAAFLVGTVFWRVGKNRDNTGDLNTIIGALYGSVFFVGVNNCQTVQPVVAVERTVFYRERAAGMYSALPYAIAQVISEIPYLFVQTIFFSFIVYAMVSFEWKVAKVLWFCFVSFFSFMYFTYYGMMTVSITPNHQIASILGAAFYGIFNLFSGFFIPRPKIPKWWVWYYWICPVAWTVYGLIVSQYGDVEIEISVLGASNQTIKHYIEDHYGFKPDFMGPVAAVLVAFPVFFAFVFAFAIKTLNFQTR; encoded by the exons ATGGAGAGTGGGAATTTAACCAGAAGCATAAGTAGGAGCTTAAGCAGGTCAAGTTGGAGAATGGAGGGTGTGTTTGCGAGTGGGAGATATTCTCGAAGAACTTCAAATGTTGATGAGGATGAAGAGGCTCTCAAGTGGGCTGCCATAGAGAGATTGCCAACCTATGACAGGCTAAGAACAAGTATCCTCCAAACATTTGCGGAGGCTGATAATGCTGATGCTCGTCCAAGCACATTGCAACACAGGGAAGTTGATGTTCGAAAGTTAGATGTCAATGAAAGGCAAGAGTTTATTGATAGAATCTTCAAGGTTGCTGAAGAAGACAATGAAAAATACTTGCGCAAGTTCAGAAACAGACTGGATAA GGTTGGTATCAGACTCCCAACAGTAGAAGTGAGGTATCAAAATTTGATTGTGGAAGCTGATTGCTACATTGGCAGCAGAGCTCTGCCAACCTTACCAAACGTTGCATTGAACATTGCTGAATCAGCTCTTGGCTTATGTGGGATTAGTACCGCAAAGAGGACAAAGCTCACAATTCTTAAAAATGTCACCGGCATTATTAAGCCTTCTAG GATGGCCCTTTTGCTTGGTCCCCCTTCTTCAGGGAAAACAACCCTTTTGCTGGCATTGGCTGGAAAATTGGACAATGATTTGAGG GTAAATGGAGAAATCTCCTACAACGGGTACAAGCTTAACGAGTTTGTCCCTAGAAAGACTTCAGCCTACATTAGCCAAAACGATGTACATATTGGAGAAATGACCGTAAAAGAAACCCTCGATTTCTCAGCTAGATGTCAAGGAGTTGGAACAAGATATG ACCTATTATCTGAGCTAGCTCGAAGGGAAAAGGAAGCTGGAATATTTCCAGAGGCAGAACTTGACCTTTTCATGAAG GCTACTGCAATGGAAGGAACAGAAAGCAGTCTCATTACTGACTATACACTCAAA ATATTGGGGCTTGATATTTGCAAAGATACCATTGTGGGTGATGAAATGCAGAGAGGTGTATCTGGTGGCCAAAAGAAGCGTGTAACCACAG GGGAAATGATCGTTGGACCTACAAAAACATTATTCATGGATGAAATATCAACGGGTCTTGATAGCTCCACAACATATCAAATAGTGAAATGCTTCCAACAAATTGTACACCTCACAGAAGCAACCATATTCATGTCCCTACTCCAACCTGCTCCAGAGACGTTCGATCTCTTTGATGATATCATCTTAATATCGGAGGGTCAGATTGTTTATCAGGGCCCACGTGAGCACATCGTTGAGTTCTTTGAATCTTGTGGCTTTAGATGTCCTGAAAGAAAGGGAACCGCTGATTTTTTACAGGAG GTTACTtcaaggaaagatcaagaacaataTTGGGCAAATAGAAGCTTACCATACCGGTATATTACAGTGAGCGAGTTTGCAAATAGATTCAAGCAATTTCATGTTGGAATGCAGCTTGAGAATGAGCTTTCTGTGCCATATGATAAATCAAGGGGACATAGAGCAGCTCTTGTTTTCAAGAAATATACAGTGCCCACAATGGGACTTCTTAAAGCATGCTGGGACAAGGAATGGCTACTAATAAAGAGGAATGCTTTTGTCTATGTATTTAAGACAGGTCAAATAGTCATTATTGGTATCATAGCTGCAACTGTGTTCTTTAGGACCAATATGCATCAAAGGAACGAGGCTGATGCAGCAGTTTACATAGGTTCAATTTTGTTTACCATGATCATGAACATGTTCAATGGTTTTGCTGAGTTACCACTCACGATTGCAAGACTTCCTATATTCTACAAGCACAGAGACCACCTTTTCCATCCTCCTTGGACTTACACCCTCCCTAATTTCATCCTACGGATCCCCATTACTATGTTTGAGGCTATTGTTTGGGTACTTATCACATACTACACAATAGGATTAGCACCTGAAGCTAGCAG GTTCTTCAAGCACTTGTTGCTAGTTTTTCTTGTCCAGCAAATGGCAGCTGGGATGTTTAGGTTCATATCTGGAGTTTCTAGGACAATGATTATTGCTAACACTGGTGGATCCCTCATGCTCcttcttgtttttttacttGGAGGTTTCATCCTTCCTAAAA GTTCCATTCCAAATTGGTGGATATGGGGCTACTGGATATCACCACTAACATATGGATACAATGCTTTTACTGTGAATGAATTATTTGCTCCAAGGTGGAGCAAACCG TCTTCAGATGGTAGAACCCCGATCGGTATAGCTACGTTAAATAACTTTGATGTTTTTACTGAGAAACGATGGTACTGGATAGGTGTAGCTGCTCTTGTGGGTTTCATTATCTTGTACAATGTTCTCTTCACCTTTGCACTTATGTACCTTGATC CTATTGGAAAAAAACAAGCAATTATATCTGAAGAAGAAGCAAGTGAAATGGAAGGTGAAGGAAACTTTAGTGAAGATCCTAGACTTTTAAAGCCAGAGCCCAACAGAGAGATAGCCCTTCAATCATTATCTTCTACTGATGGAAACAACACAC GAGAAGTGGCAATGCAACAAATGGGTAGCCGAGGTAATCCTAGTGGAATAAGAAGTGTTGATTCAATGCATGAATCAGCCACTGGAGTTGCCCCTAAGAGAGGAATGGTTCTACCTTTTCAACCACTTGCAATGTCTTTTGATAGTGTTAATTATTATGTGGACATGCCTGCT GAAATGAAAGGGCAAGGAGTGACAGATGATAGGCTACAATTACTTAGGGAAGTTACTGGTGCCTTTAGGCCAGGAGTTTTGACTGCTTTAATGGGAGTTAGTGGAGCTGGAAAGACAACTTTGATGGATGTTTTAGCAGGGAGAAAGACAGGTGGCTACATTGAAGGAGATGTTAGAATATCTGGCTTCCCCAAGAACCAAGAAACATTTGCACGAATTTCTGGCTATTGTGAGCAAACTGATATCCATTCACCCCAAGTTACTGTTCGAGAATCTTTGATCTATTCTGCTTTCCTTCGATTGCCTAAAGAGGTCAATAATGAGGAAAAAATG AAATTTGTTGACGAAGTAATGGACTTGGTTGAGCTAAACAATCTCAAGGATGCTATAGTTGGGCTTCCAGGTGTTACAGGGTTGTCAACCGAAcaaagaaaaaggctaacaattGCTGTTGAACTCGTTGCTAATCCGTCAATCATTTTTATGGATGAACCAACTTCAGGTCTTGATGCAAGAGCAGCAGCCATTGTGATGAGGACTGTGAGAAACACTGTTGACACTGGAAGAACAGTTGTATGCACAATTCACCAACCTAGTATTGATATCTTTGAAGCCTTTGACGAG ttgttgttgatgaagaGAGGAGGGCAAGTGATCTACTCAGGACCATTAGGAAGGAATTCACACAAGATTATAGAATATTTTGAG GCAATCCCAGAGGTCCCAAAAATTAAGGATAAGTACAACCCAGCTACATGGATGTTGGAGGTAAGCTCTATGGCAGCTGAAGTTCGGCTTCAAATGGATTTTGCTGAGTACTACAAATCATCATCTTTGTATCA GCGAAACAAAGCTCTTATAAGGGAGTTAGGTACACCTCCTCCAGGAGCAAAAGATTTGTACTTCCCCACTCAATATTCTCAATCCACTTGGGAACAATTCAAATCTTGTTTATGGAAACAATGGTTGACTTATTGGAGGAGTCCAGATTATAACCTTGTCAGATTTTTCTTCACTTTAGCTGCAGCTTTCTTGGTGGGGACAGTATTTTGGAGGGTTGGAAAAAACAG GGATAACACAGGAGATCTGAATACTATTATAGGAGCATTGTATGGTTCAgttttttttgttggtgttaACAATTGCCAGACTGTTCAACCAGTAGTAGCCGTTGAAAGAACAGTATTCTATAGAGAAAGAGCTGCTGGAATGTATTCTGCTTTGCCTTATGCAATTGCACAG GTTATTTCCGAAATACCATATCTATTTGTTCAAACTATATTTTTCTCATTCATAGTGTATGCTATGGTGAGCTTTGAATGGAAAGTGGCCAAGGTCCTTTGGTTTTGCTTTGTTAGTTTCTTTTCCTTCATGTACTTTACATATTATGGGATGATGACTGTTTCCATTACACCAAACCACCAAATTGCATCAATCCTTGGAGCAGCATTTTATGGGATCTTCAAtctcttttctggtttttttaTCCCAAGACCA AAAATTCCTAAATGGTGGGTTTGGTATTATTGGATTTGCCCAGTAGCATGGACTGTATATGGGTTAATTGTCTCACAATATGGAGATGTAGAGATAGAGATTAGTGTGCTTGGTGCCAGTAACCAAACTATCAAGCATTATATTGAAGACCATTATGGGTTTAAACCAGACTTCATGGGGCCAGTTGCTGCTGTTTTGGTCGCTTTTCCTGTCTTCTTTGCCTTTGTATTTGCCTTCGCCATCAAAACACTAAACTTCCAAaccagataa